A stretch of the Ostrea edulis chromosome 9, xbOstEdul1.1, whole genome shotgun sequence genome encodes the following:
- the LOC125658952 gene encoding uncharacterized protein LOC125658952, producing the protein MAKYELEGGLIVTERESTNIRIHNVARRHVGSLLWSLNSELHGAKKRDKCAMFVYDILVEAGLKAPTQKPWFFGYSPVDSSEWGNRHSEIIQACGNFHKVSIPMRGDIVAFPSYRGNTHCGIVSTGGNFIATTDKKIVETKLPSNVKRVFWRYKGDVPSTSRLLEKYRC; encoded by the exons ATGGCTAAATATGAA CTTGAAGGTGGCTTGATTGTGACGGAGCGCGAATCTACCAATATCCGGATCCATAACGTTGCTAGGCGCCACGTAGGGAGTCTCCTGTGGTCCCTCAACAGCGAGCTCCATGGGGCCAAGAAAAGGGATAAATGTGCCATGTTTGTATACGATATCCTTGTGGAAGCAGGATTGAAAGCACCGACCCAGAAGCCGTG GTTTTTTGGTTACTCGCCGGTGGATTCATCAGAATGGGGAAACAGACATTCAGAGATCATACAAGCGTGCGGGAACTTCCACAAGGTGTCCATTCCAATGCGTGGCGACATCGTGGCGTTCCCTAGCTACCGTGGAAACACCCACTGTGGCATCGTTTCCACGGGGGGAAACTTCATAGCGACCACAGACAAGAAAATTGTGGAAACCAAACTGCCATCTAATGTCAAGCGGGTGTTTTGGCGGTACAAGGGTGATGTACCAAGCACTAGCAGGCTACTAGAAAAATACAGGTGCTAG
- the LOC125659212 gene encoding insulin-like growth factor-binding protein-related protein 1 isoform X2 — MKVLVFLSCFLGYLCISLGQENIPTDCGVCDRSACPNQGDMICKAGIKRDRCNCCQQCAQAEGQVCDLPKKGNKYPTCGDYLTCKPRENDKTVGICVCDYQNTLCGTDDVTYSSICKLREAQIQKGQDLKVQNSGPCKSAPHILTGPDSVTNVTGDNVVLMCEAVGFPIPHIGWLFQRTDDETSSLPGDDMSISIISRGGPEKYQVTGWLQVEEASKHHEGYYICVAHSKMGSDKKTGRIKIHEKKLNRMERIEDGDQI, encoded by the exons ATGAAAGTATTAGTGTTTCTATCATGTTTCCTAGGGTACCTCTGTATCTCTCTGGGACAGGAGAATATCCCGACCGATTGTGGGGTCTGTGATCGCAGCGCCTGCCCCAACCAAGGGGATATGATCTGCAAGGCTGGAATTAAGCGCGACAGGTGTAACTGTTGTCAACAGTGTGCCCAGGCCGAGGGTCAGGTCTGTGATCTGCCCAAAAAAGGGAACAAATACCCCACATGTGGTGACTACCTCACCTGTAAGCCGAGGGAAAATGACAAAACGGTCGGtatctgtgtgtgtgactaCCAGAATACACTGTGTGGTACTGATGACGTCACATACTCCAGTATCTGTAAGCTTAGGGAGGCCCAGATCCAAAAAGGTCAAGACCTGAAAGTCCAGAACTCCGGGCCATGTAAATCTG CTCCCCATATCCTGACTGGACCCGACAGCGTGACGAATGTGACAGGAGACAATGTGGTCCTCATGTGTGAAGCTGTCGGTTTCCCGATCCCACATATCGGCTGGCTGTTCCAGAGGACTGACGACGAGACCAGCAGTCTGCCTG GAGATGACATGTCGATCTCAATTATATCCCGTGGTGGCCCCGAAAAGTACCAGGTGACAGGATGGCTCCAAGTAGAGGAGGCCAGCAAGCACCACGAGGGTTACTACATATGTGTGGCCCACAGCAAAATGGGGTCTGACAAAAAGACCGGAAGGATCAAGATCCACGAGAAAA agttGAACCGCATGGAGCGCATTGAAGACGGCGATCAGATATGA
- the LOC125659212 gene encoding insulin-like growth factor-binding protein-related protein 1 isoform X1 gives MKVLVFLSCFLGYLCISLGQENIPTDCGVCDRSACPNQGDMICKAGIKRDRCNCCQQCAQAEGQVCDLPKKGNKYPTCGDYLTCKPRENDKTVGICVCDYQNTLCGTDDVTYSSICKLREAQIQKGQDLKVQNSGPCKSAPHILTGPDSVTNVTGDNVVLMCEAVGFPIPHIGWLFQRTDDETSSLPGDDMSISIISRGGPEKYQVTGWLQVEEASKHHEGYYICVAHSKMGSDKKTGRIKIHEKICVGLHIYN, from the exons ATGAAAGTATTAGTGTTTCTATCATGTTTCCTAGGGTACCTCTGTATCTCTCTGGGACAGGAGAATATCCCGACCGATTGTGGGGTCTGTGATCGCAGCGCCTGCCCCAACCAAGGGGATATGATCTGCAAGGCTGGAATTAAGCGCGACAGGTGTAACTGTTGTCAACAGTGTGCCCAGGCCGAGGGTCAGGTCTGTGATCTGCCCAAAAAAGGGAACAAATACCCCACATGTGGTGACTACCTCACCTGTAAGCCGAGGGAAAATGACAAAACGGTCGGtatctgtgtgtgtgactaCCAGAATACACTGTGTGGTACTGATGACGTCACATACTCCAGTATCTGTAAGCTTAGGGAGGCCCAGATCCAAAAAGGTCAAGACCTGAAAGTCCAGAACTCCGGGCCATGTAAATCTG CTCCCCATATCCTGACTGGACCCGACAGCGTGACGAATGTGACAGGAGACAATGTGGTCCTCATGTGTGAAGCTGTCGGTTTCCCGATCCCACATATCGGCTGGCTGTTCCAGAGGACTGACGACGAGACCAGCAGTCTGCCTG GAGATGACATGTCGATCTCAATTATATCCCGTGGTGGCCCCGAAAAGTACCAGGTGACAGGATGGCTCCAAGTAGAGGAGGCCAGCAAGCACCACGAGGGTTACTACATATGTGTGGCCCACAGCAAAATGGGGTCTGACAAAAAGACCGGAAGGATCAAGATCCACGAGAAAA TTTGTGTAGGATTGCACATTTACAACTGA